The following are encoded together in the Danaus plexippus chromosome 15, MEX_DaPlex, whole genome shotgun sequence genome:
- the LOC116766109 gene encoding myosin-9-like isoform X3, with protein sequence MKVIHNTLHTNIVYIKYKPSIRPRSNESATKSNKIFDDTIEMIPNMTRSARLERERLLPISKVKKRPFIKRQLNNDNYNDSPNKTTRQIITIPLRQKMLLSKATYQRSNLPDQETIKKCEELELNQKDSTDAAQLYSDMKNLFYDSNEEESVTSRSDKIAYLKNNWQEKILQFQEMKSELYNRQKTILEVYAILRNTKEKLRVLGHPASLPSAEDLRVMNVANMSPGQLLQLCAGSKVKKEENEQLSPRGLTIDLKRVNDMPSKLVATCEQTLVKRKEFIDWFHSFLNNSVKEYSKQKLLKKVNEFNEENDMIYSSLQNSKSEFLNEINDYLRTYWNEAVRLQMQNEELTCTLSELNSQNKDLQKRIHICEQQKSYNNKLRIEELEKELKEENIKRMTIKDRLSRAEGQVKIGEERSLQLESSLSHARNRTRSLERTVQQLHDQNEQLQKDFDVELNKLKESMRKNTLQLEEIAAARESLQAEKEDFKKKLEELSEQYSESVNNVNQELNKNVTKLMDVEKKYKHSKEENLSLRNTVESQSARIADTEERYAQLLGEYKDMEAAFKETVKYKDQFEETREKLEKTNSDLAKYKNFVSEHSKVIKEMETDYKRCHMLEEKLKGEIKKKEEYIAILENKQEHMERQIQESESKMKMYESQLIDFKEQIKILQEHFGELKDLNNLRNLVEEQNSLLSKAKEDLNKITEDIFMKRGELNEVEETLREQDEILKERKNILQIMSEKEEEQNNIIHLSQEIEEKNTEINSLITNIETRKQQICQLEKIILTLEDQNCRAAIQKRKDHDKIHSLEMKLKDCECYIEKKLNRAPQFEHLDNLIKILEEEIEAPYEKQLLAAKESYSDYRNLEVLDNHHTKRFYDEHNQIQQENVKTPTKIVMGNFVKKTYDLSNDSKYDYDNLDRKQAITHIETQKWMPPPNADDLMAFNESNLIYHNRPGQAKYPAEKYLKNLLPDQSRIDKKSKMFKFAGHPLA encoded by the exons atgaaagttattcataacACTCTCCATACCAACATAGTTTACATC AAATACAAACCGTCCATCAGGCCGAGGTCGAACGAG TCAGCTACAAagagtaacaaaatatttgatgacACCATAGAAATGATACCGAATATGACACGGTCCGCCAGACTGGAGCGAGAGAGGTTGTTGCCGATATcgaaagtaaaaaaa aGGCCCTTCATAAAAAGACAATTGAACAACGATAACTATAATGACAGCCCCAACAAAACAACCagacaaattataacaatacccTTAAGACAG AAAATGTTACTATCCAAAGCTACGTATCAAAGATCCAATTTACCTGACCAG GAGACCATAAAGAAGTGTGAAGAATTGGAGCTGAACCAAAAGGATTCCACTGACGCTGCCCAGCTTTATAGTGATATGAAGAACTTGTTCTACGATTCCAACGAAGAAG AATCAGTTACATCTCGTAGTGATAAGATCGCCTACCTCAAAAACAACTGGCAAGAAAAAATACTGCAGTTTCAGGAAATGAAAAGCGAACTTTATAATCGACAG aAAACCATACTGGAAGTATACGCCATCCTCCGCAACACAAAGGAGAAGCTGCGAGTGCTGGGCCACCCAGCCAGCCTGCCGTCCGCCGAGGATCTGCGCGTGATGAATGTGGCCAACATGTCGCCGGGGCAGCTGCTCCAGCTGTGTGCTGGATCAAAAGTTAAGAAAGAAG AAAATGAACAACTCTCCCCGAGGGGTTTAACGATTGATTTGAAAAGGGTAAATGACATGCCGTCGAAGCTCGTCGCCACATGCGAACAGACCCTCGTCAAGAGAAAAGAGTTCATTGACTGGTTTCACAGCTTCTTGAACAATTCAGTGAAG GAGTATtcgaaacaaaaacttttaaaaaaagtcaACGAATTCAACGAAGAGAATGACATGATTTACAGCAGCTTACAGAACTCTAAGAGCGAGTTCCTCAATGAGATAAACGACTACTTGAG AACTTATTGGAACGAAGCAGTCCGCCTTCAAATGCAAAACGAAGAACTAACGTGTACTTTGTCCGAGTTGAATTCCCAGAATAAGGACCTCCAAAAACGAATACATATTTGCGAGCAACAAAAGTCCTACAACAATAAGTTGAGGATCGAG GAACTTGAAAAAGAactaaaagaagaaaatatcaaGAGAATGACTATAAAGGACAGGCTGTCAAGGGCCGAAGGTCAGGTGAAGATCGGCGAGGAAAGGTCGCTGCAGTTGGAGAGTTCTCTGAGCCACGCCAGGAACAGGACGAGATCCTTGGAGCGCACCGTGCAGCAATTACATGATCAA AACGAACAACTTCAAAAGGACTTTGATgtggaattaaataaattaaaggaatCGATGAGGAAAAACACATTGCAGCTGGAAGAGATAGCCGCTGCGAGGGAATCATTGCAGGCTGA GAAAGAAgactttaaaaagaaattggaGGAATTGTCTGAACAATACAGCGAGTCCGTCAACAACGTTAACCAGgaactgaataaaaatgtgacaaaACTAATGGACgttgaaaagaaatataaacattcaaaGGAAGAGAATCTGAGTTTGAGAAATACCGTGGAGTCCCAGAGCGCACGGATAGCGGATACAGAGGAACGATACGCTCAGCTCCTCGGAGAGTATAAGGACATGGAAGCGGCGTTTA AAGaaacagttaaatataaagatcagTTTGAGGAAACGAGAGAAAAGCTCGAAAAAACTAATTCCGATTTAGCAAAATATAAGAACTTTGTCTCAGAACAcagtaaagttataaaagaaatggaG ACTGATTATAAGAGGTGTCACATGTTGGAAGAGAAACTAAAAGGAGAGATTAAGAAAAAGGAAGAATATATAGCAATACTGGAAAACAAACAGGAACATATGGAGCGACAGATACAAGAAAG tgaaagtaaaatgaaaatgtatgaaagTCAGTTGATCGATTTTAAagagcaaataaaaattttgcaagaACACTTCGGTGAATTAAAAGATTTGAATAACCTTCGCAATCtg GTTGAAGAACAAAACTCGTTGTTGTCCAAAGCCAAGGAGGacttgaataaaataacagagGATATCTTCATGAAGAGAGGCGAATTAAATGAAGTAGAAGAGACGCTCAGGGAGCAAGACGAAATACTCAAGGaaagaaagaatattttacaaattatgtcCGAAAAGGAGGaagaacaaaataacataatacacCTCAGTCAAGAAATCGAAGAGAAGAATACAGAAATTAACTCACTAATCACCAACATTGAAACAAGGAAACAACAAATATGTCAACTCGAGAAAATCATTCTCACCTTGGAAGATCAAAACTGCAGAGCTGCGATACAAAAACGAAAAGACCACGACAAGATTCATTCGCTGGAGATGAAGCTTAAGGACTGTGAATGTTATATTGAGAAAAAACTAAACAGAGCTCCGCAATTCGAACATTTAGATAACTTAATAAAGATACTCGAGGAAGAGATTGAAGCGCCATATGAGAAGCAGTTGCTGGCTGCCAAGGAAAGCTACAGCGACTACAGAAACCTTGAGGTTTTGGACAACCATCACACAAAACGATTTTACGACGAACACAATCAAATTCAacaagaaaatgttaaaacacCCACTAAAATAGTCATGGGAAATTTCGTCAAGAAAACATACGATTTATCAAATGATTCTAAATACGATTATGACAATCTCGACCGAAAGCAGGCCATCACCCATATTGAAACACAGAAGTGGATGCCCCCTCCCAACGCAGACGATCTGATGGCttttaatgaaagtaatttaatataccacAATAGGCCAGGCCAAGCTAAATACCCAGctgaaaaatacttaaaaaacctCCTTCCTGATCAATCGAGAATTGATAAAAAgagtaaaatgtttaaattcgCCGGTCACCCCCTCGCTTGA
- the LOC116766109 gene encoding myosin-9-like isoform X5: MKVIHNTLHTNIVYIKYKPSIRPRSNERPFIKRQLNNDNYNDSPNKTTRQIITIPLRQKMLLSKATYQRSNLPDQETIKKCEELELNQKDSTDAAQLYSDMKNLFYDSNEEESVTSRSDKIAYLKNNWQEKILQFQEMKSELYNRQKTILEVYAILRNTKEKLRVLGHPASLPSAEDLRVMNVANMSPGQLLQLCAGSKVKKEENEQLSPRGLTIDLKRVNDMPSKLVATCEQTLVKRKEFIDWFHSFLNNSVKEYSKQKLLKKVNEFNEENDMIYSSLQNSKSEFLNEINDYLRTYWNEAVRLQMQNEELTCTLSELNSQNKDLQKRIHICEQQKSYNNKLRIEELEKELKEENIKRMTIKDRLSRAEGQVKIGEERSLQLESSLSHARNRTRSLERTVQQLHDQNEQLQKDFDVELNKLKESMRKNTLQLEEIAAARESLQAEKEDFKKKLEELSEQYSESVNNVNQELNKNVTKLMDVEKKYKHSKEENLSLRNTVESQSARIADTEERYAQLLGEYKDMEAAFKETVKYKDQFEETREKLEKTNSDLAKYKNFVSEHSKVIKEMETDYKRCHMLEEKLKGEIKKKEEYIAILENKQEHMERQIQESESKMKMYESQLIDFKEQIKILQEHFGELKDLNNLRNLVEEQNSLLSKAKEDLNKITEDIFMKRGELNEVEETLREQDEILKERKNILQIMSEKEEEQNNIIHLSQEIEEKNTEINSLITNIETRKQQICQLEKIILTLEDQNCRAAIQKRKDHDKIHSLEMKLKDCECYIEKKLNRAPQFEHLDNLIKILEEEIEAPYEKQLLAAKESYSDYRNLEVLDNHHTKRFYDEHNQIQQENVKTPTKIVMGNFVKKTYDLSNDSKYDYDNLDRKQAITHIETQKWMPPPNADDLMAFNESNLIYHNRPGQAKYPAEKYLKNLLPDQSRIDKKSKMFKFAGHPLA, translated from the exons atgaaagttattcataacACTCTCCATACCAACATAGTTTACATC AAATACAAACCGTCCATCAGGCCGAGGTCGAACGAG aGGCCCTTCATAAAAAGACAATTGAACAACGATAACTATAATGACAGCCCCAACAAAACAACCagacaaattataacaatacccTTAAGACAG AAAATGTTACTATCCAAAGCTACGTATCAAAGATCCAATTTACCTGACCAG GAGACCATAAAGAAGTGTGAAGAATTGGAGCTGAACCAAAAGGATTCCACTGACGCTGCCCAGCTTTATAGTGATATGAAGAACTTGTTCTACGATTCCAACGAAGAAG AATCAGTTACATCTCGTAGTGATAAGATCGCCTACCTCAAAAACAACTGGCAAGAAAAAATACTGCAGTTTCAGGAAATGAAAAGCGAACTTTATAATCGACAG aAAACCATACTGGAAGTATACGCCATCCTCCGCAACACAAAGGAGAAGCTGCGAGTGCTGGGCCACCCAGCCAGCCTGCCGTCCGCCGAGGATCTGCGCGTGATGAATGTGGCCAACATGTCGCCGGGGCAGCTGCTCCAGCTGTGTGCTGGATCAAAAGTTAAGAAAGAAG AAAATGAACAACTCTCCCCGAGGGGTTTAACGATTGATTTGAAAAGGGTAAATGACATGCCGTCGAAGCTCGTCGCCACATGCGAACAGACCCTCGTCAAGAGAAAAGAGTTCATTGACTGGTTTCACAGCTTCTTGAACAATTCAGTGAAG GAGTATtcgaaacaaaaacttttaaaaaaagtcaACGAATTCAACGAAGAGAATGACATGATTTACAGCAGCTTACAGAACTCTAAGAGCGAGTTCCTCAATGAGATAAACGACTACTTGAG AACTTATTGGAACGAAGCAGTCCGCCTTCAAATGCAAAACGAAGAACTAACGTGTACTTTGTCCGAGTTGAATTCCCAGAATAAGGACCTCCAAAAACGAATACATATTTGCGAGCAACAAAAGTCCTACAACAATAAGTTGAGGATCGAG GAACTTGAAAAAGAactaaaagaagaaaatatcaaGAGAATGACTATAAAGGACAGGCTGTCAAGGGCCGAAGGTCAGGTGAAGATCGGCGAGGAAAGGTCGCTGCAGTTGGAGAGTTCTCTGAGCCACGCCAGGAACAGGACGAGATCCTTGGAGCGCACCGTGCAGCAATTACATGATCAA AACGAACAACTTCAAAAGGACTTTGATgtggaattaaataaattaaaggaatCGATGAGGAAAAACACATTGCAGCTGGAAGAGATAGCCGCTGCGAGGGAATCATTGCAGGCTGA GAAAGAAgactttaaaaagaaattggaGGAATTGTCTGAACAATACAGCGAGTCCGTCAACAACGTTAACCAGgaactgaataaaaatgtgacaaaACTAATGGACgttgaaaagaaatataaacattcaaaGGAAGAGAATCTGAGTTTGAGAAATACCGTGGAGTCCCAGAGCGCACGGATAGCGGATACAGAGGAACGATACGCTCAGCTCCTCGGAGAGTATAAGGACATGGAAGCGGCGTTTA AAGaaacagttaaatataaagatcagTTTGAGGAAACGAGAGAAAAGCTCGAAAAAACTAATTCCGATTTAGCAAAATATAAGAACTTTGTCTCAGAACAcagtaaagttataaaagaaatggaG ACTGATTATAAGAGGTGTCACATGTTGGAAGAGAAACTAAAAGGAGAGATTAAGAAAAAGGAAGAATATATAGCAATACTGGAAAACAAACAGGAACATATGGAGCGACAGATACAAGAAAG tgaaagtaaaatgaaaatgtatgaaagTCAGTTGATCGATTTTAAagagcaaataaaaattttgcaagaACACTTCGGTGAATTAAAAGATTTGAATAACCTTCGCAATCtg GTTGAAGAACAAAACTCGTTGTTGTCCAAAGCCAAGGAGGacttgaataaaataacagagGATATCTTCATGAAGAGAGGCGAATTAAATGAAGTAGAAGAGACGCTCAGGGAGCAAGACGAAATACTCAAGGaaagaaagaatattttacaaattatgtcCGAAAAGGAGGaagaacaaaataacataatacacCTCAGTCAAGAAATCGAAGAGAAGAATACAGAAATTAACTCACTAATCACCAACATTGAAACAAGGAAACAACAAATATGTCAACTCGAGAAAATCATTCTCACCTTGGAAGATCAAAACTGCAGAGCTGCGATACAAAAACGAAAAGACCACGACAAGATTCATTCGCTGGAGATGAAGCTTAAGGACTGTGAATGTTATATTGAGAAAAAACTAAACAGAGCTCCGCAATTCGAACATTTAGATAACTTAATAAAGATACTCGAGGAAGAGATTGAAGCGCCATATGAGAAGCAGTTGCTGGCTGCCAAGGAAAGCTACAGCGACTACAGAAACCTTGAGGTTTTGGACAACCATCACACAAAACGATTTTACGACGAACACAATCAAATTCAacaagaaaatgttaaaacacCCACTAAAATAGTCATGGGAAATTTCGTCAAGAAAACATACGATTTATCAAATGATTCTAAATACGATTATGACAATCTCGACCGAAAGCAGGCCATCACCCATATTGAAACACAGAAGTGGATGCCCCCTCCCAACGCAGACGATCTGATGGCttttaatgaaagtaatttaatataccacAATAGGCCAGGCCAAGCTAAATACCCAGctgaaaaatacttaaaaaacctCCTTCCTGATCAATCGAGAATTGATAAAAAgagtaaaatgtttaaattcgCCGGTCACCCCCTCGCTTGA